In Lapillicoccus jejuensis, the DNA window CCGGGGTGCCGATGCCGGCCGGCCACGCCGGCGCCGATCCCGTGGTGCCGCAGCGCAGCTCGCCGGTCGCTGACCGGGTGACCGAGGCCGGCGGCGTCGTGCTCGGGTCCACCGTCATGCCCGACTGGGGCATGCTCTCCTCCGGCGTCTCGAGCCGGCACGGGATCACCCGCAGCCCGTGGGACCCGTCGTGGACGACCGGGGGGTCGTCCTCCGGTGCGGGCGCGGCGGCGGCCGCCGGGTACGCCCCGCTCAACGTCGGCACCGACATCGGCGGGTCCATCCGCCTCCCCGGGACCTGGTTGGGTCTCGCGACCCTCAAGCCGAGCGCCGGCCGGGTGCCGCTCGACGCGCCGTACCTCGGCCGGGTCGCGGGCCCGCTCTGCCGCACCGTCGACGACTGCGCGCTGCTCATGTCGGTCCTCGCCCGCCCCGACGCCCGCGACTGGACCGCCCTGCCGACCACCCCGATCGACTGGGACGACCGCACCCTCGACGTGTCGGCGCTGCGCGTCGGCGTGCTGTTCGACGCCGGGTGCGGCATGGACGTCGACCCCGAGGTCGCCTCCGCGGTCGGGCTGGTCGCCGACACCTTCGCCGCCGCGGGCGCCCGCATCGAGCCGATGTCTGCGTGGATGGAGCCGCGGCTGCTCGCCGACCTCGACCTGTTCTGGCGGGTGCGTTCGCTCGTCGACCACGAGGCGCTCACCCCCGAGGGCCGCGAGCGCATCCTGCCCTTCGTCAGCCGGTGGGTGAGCAACGCGGCGGGCGCCTCCGGCACCGACGTCCTGCGGGCCTACGGCTCGATCATGGAGATCCAGCGGCGCACCGTCGCCGCCACCGAGGCGTACGACGTCGTCCTGTCCCCGGTCGCGCCCGTGGCCGCCTTCCCCGCCGAGTGGCCGATGCCGTTCGGCGACGAGGACCGCGGCATGGCGCACATCGGCTTCACGGCGCCGTACAACCTCTCCGGGCAGCCGGCGGCGACCGTCAACTGCGGCTTCACCGCCGACGGTCGGCCGGTCGGCGTGCAGCTGGGCGGGCGCCGGTTCGACGACATTGGCGTCCTCGCCGTCGCCCGCTGGTACGAGGCCGCGCGCCCCGCCGCGGCGGTCCCGGCCTTCCCCGTCACGCTGGGTGACCGGGCGGCCTGAGGTGAGCGAGGTGGGGACGCCCCCGGCCTTCTCCCCGGTGCGGTCCGTGCGTCTCTACGAGCGGATCGTCGAGCAGATCGAGCAGGCCATCGACGAGGGCCGGCTGCGGCCGGGCGAACGGCTGCCGAGCGAACGCGAGCTGGTGACCCAGCTGGGGGCGAGCCGGGCCACCGTGCGCGAGGCACTGCGCGTCCTGCAGTCCGCCGGCGTCCTCGAGTCCCGTCCCGGCGACCCGCTCGGCCCGCGCGTGGTCACCCCCGGCCCGGCGCACCTGCGCAAGCAGCTGAGCCGGCTCGCCGGCGCGGGGGCGATGTCGCTCGCCGAGGTGCTGGCCGCGCGGATGGTCCTCGACGGCGCGGCCTGCCGGCTCGCCGCCCGGCTGCGGACCGCCGAGCAGCTGGCGGCCATCGAGGACGCGGTGGCGGACATGGAGCGCCGGGTCGAGCAGGGGCACGCCGCGTTCTCCGAGGCCGACGTCCGCTTCCACGACGCGGTCGCGGCGGCCAGCGGCAACCTCCTCGTCCAGGTCGGGACGGCCGCCGTCCGCGAGGTCGTCCTGCGCCTGGTCCGCGAGCGGATCGACGAGGCCGGCGGCCACAGCCCCACCCGGGCGCGCGCCCTCATGCGCCGGTCGCTGGCCCACCACCGCGAGGTGCTCGACGCGATCCGGGCCGGTGACGGGGAGCGCGCGGCCCGGGACGCGACCCGGAGCCTCTACGCGTACTACGGCGGCCACCTCGACGCCGCCGGGCGCCGCAGCGTCCGTGCGCTGCTCGACGAGCCGGCTCCGCGGGCCCTGCGCACCTGAGCCTCGGGCGGTCCCCCGCCGCGCCACCGCTCGTGGTGTCATGGGCGCATGGAGCACGAGGAGAACACGAGCCCGTCCACCCCCGACGAGGACTACGCCCCCAGCCCGGTCGGCTGGGTGCGCGACCAGGTCGCCGAGATCGAGGCGCGCGGCGACACCACCGGCACGACGGTGGCCGACCGACCGGTCGTCGTCCTCACCATGCGCGGAGCGAAGACCGGCAAGCTGCGCAAGGTGCCGCTCATGCGGGTCGAGCACGACGGCGCGTACGCCGCCGTGGCCAGCAAGGGCGGCGCCCCCACCCACCCGACCTGGTACGCCAACCTCGTGGCGAACCCCGACCTCGACCTGCAGGACGGCCGCGAGACGCGGCCCTACCGCGCCCGGCAGCTCTCCGGCGACGAGCGCGCGCAGTGGTGGGAGCGGGCGGTCGAGGCCTACCCGCCCTACGCCGAGTACCAGACGAAGACCGACCGCGAGATCCCGGTCTTCGTCCTCGAGCCGCGCTGACCCCGGTGCCCGAGCAGCCGCCCGCCGGCCGGGCGGGGCGCGTCGTCGTCGTCGGCAGCCTCAACACCGACCTCACGGTGACGACCGCCCGGCACCCGCACCCCGGGGAGACCCTCCTCGCCGACGCCGTACGACGCTCCGGTGGCGGCAAGGGCGCGAACCAGGCGGTCGCGGCCGCCCGCGCGGGCGGCGCGGCCACGGCGATGGTCGGGGCCGTCGGCACCGACGCCGAGGGCGACGCGCTGGCCGCGGCGCTCGAGCGGGACGGGGTGGACACCACGGCGCTCGCGCGCCTCGACGGCGAGCCGTCCGGCCTGGCCGTCATCACCGTGGACGCCGGCGGCGAGAACACGATCCTCGTCGTCGCCGGCGCCAACGCCGCGCTCACCGTCGACGACGCGGCGTGCGCGGTCGTGGCCACCGCGGACGTCGTGCTCGCCCAGCTCGAGGTGCCGCAGGACGTCGTGGCGGGGGCCGCCGCCGCGCGGCGGCCCGGTGCGCTCCTCGTCCTCAACGCGGCGCCGTCGGCTCCCCTGGTCCCGGCCCTCGCCGAGCAGGTCGACCTGCTCATCGTCAACGAGCACGAGGCCGCCGACCTCGCCGGTGGGGCGGACCGGTCGCTGGACGACCTCGTCGGGACGCTGCTGGAGACCGTCCCCGCGGTGCTCGTCACCCTCGGGGCCGCCGGGTCACGGCTCCAGCGCCGGTGCGGCGAGCCGCTCGTCGTCCCCGCCCCGGTCGTGCGCGCCGTCGACGCGGTCGGGGCCGGCGACACCTACTGCGGGGTGCTGTGCGCGGCCCTCGCGGCCGGGCTCGACGACGCCACGGCGATGCGGCGGGCCTCCGCCGCGGCCGCGCTCGCCGTCCAGCGCCCGGGCGCGCAGGACGCCGTCCCCACGACCGCCGAGGTGGAGGCCGCGCTCGCCGACGCCGACCGGTGAGCCTCACCCGCCCTCGCTCGTGCCGGTCGGCGCGAGCAGCAGGTACGCCTGCGCGATCAGGATGACCGTGACCGCCACCCACGAGCCGAGCGGCAGCCGGACGCCGTACCGGACGTGGTCGAGGACGAGCAGCCCGACCTGGAGAACGACGACCCACCCCAGGGTCACCACGGCGAGCTCGGCGTACTGCAGCGACGACGCGTAGACCCAGAACAGCACGAGGAACGCCGCGACCCCACCGGCCAGGGGGACCGCGTCACCCGACCGCGACCACTCCTTGGCCGCGACGGCTCCCACCAGGTCCAGCCCGGCCAGCAGCAGCATGGCGATCGCGCCGACGCACCACGTCGGCCAGGACTCCGGGGCCCGCAGCAGGGGCAGGCTCATGACGACCTCCTTCGGTCCCCCCGACTGCCGGCGGAGCGTCCGGCGCGCTCCCCACCAGCAAGGAGGCGCACCCCGCCCCCCGGATACCGCTGGTTACAGTGGGGTCGTGAGTCGCCCAGCGCACGACCGACCGGAGCTCACGGACGGGGCCGTCGTGCTGCGCCCTCGTGCGCAGGGCGACGACGGTGACCACGCGACGGCGTACGACGTCCTGGCCGGCGGCAGCGTCGTCGGGCGGGCCTCGGTCGCCGTCGGCGACGACGGGTCGGGCGTCCTCAGCTGGCGGGTCGACCCCGCGCACGGACGCCGCGGCATCGGCTCGCGGGCCCTGCGGCTGCTCGTCGACTGGTCCCTCACCGAGACCGGGCAGGGCGGCCTCGGGCTGGGACGGGTGAGCGCGCGCGTGGCCGGCGACAACGGGCCGGCGCTGCGCACCGCGACCCGGGCCGGGCTGCGCCGCGAGGGCGTCGCGCGCCTGGGGCCGGACGCCGACGGCGACAGCCGGGAGGAGGTCCTCCTGGGCCGGGTGAGCGACGACCCGCCGTTGTCGGACCCCAGCAGCTTCCGCACCCTGCTCAACTCGTTCCTGCCCCGCAAGCGCGCCATCGCGCAGATGCTCGTGCGCGACGAGCAGGGCCGGGTCCTCATGTGCCAGCTGACCTACAAGCGCGACTGGGACCTGCCCGGTGGGGTCGTCGAGGTCGGCGAGTCACCGCGCGACGCGGTCACCCGCGAGCTCGAGGAGGAGCTCGGCCTCACCGTGCCCGCCGGCCGGTTGCTGCTCACCGACTGGCTGCCGCCGTGGAGCGGCTGGGACGACGCGCTCTGCCTCGTCTTCGACGGCGGTACCATGCCCGCCGACACGGTGACGCGGATCGTCAAGCAGGAGAGGGAGATCCGCGACGCGCAGTTCCTCACCCCCGCGCTGGTCCGGGCCCGCGCGACCGACTTCACCGCCCGCCGGGTCGAGGCCGCCCTCGAGGGCGACCGCGGCTACACCGAGTCCGGCCGCTGACCGGCTCTCCCCCGACGGCCGGTCAGGCGTCGGACTGGCGGGCCACCGTCGCGGCGGCCCGCCGGACGGGGGCGCCGGTGGCGAGCGTCTGCTGGTCGGGCAGGACGTCGTCGAGGAACGCGAACCGGCGCCGGACGGCGGTCGCGTAGGCGGTCGTCGCCGGGTCGGAGCGCGCGGCGTGCCACCAGTCCGCCAGGTCGCCCCACCCGGGGGCGGCGAGCGAGCCGCCGAACTGCTGGACCGCGAGCGACGAGCACAGGGTCGCGAAGGCCAGCCGGTCCCCCAGCGGCCAGCCGCGCAGCGTGCCGAGGACGAGCGCGGCGGCGAACACGTCGCCCGCCCCGGTGGCGTCCAGGGCCGGCACCCGCAGGGCGGGGACCGACGCCTCCTCCCCCGTCGTGCCGTCGATCGCGATGGCCCCCTCCGGGCCCAGCGTGACGACCGCGAGGGGGACGCGGTCGGCGAGGGAGTAGAGCGCGTCGTGCGCGGTGTCGGCCCGGGTGTAGGCCATCGCCTCGGGGGCGTTGGGCAGGAAGGCGTGGCAGTGCTCGAGCCGGTCGAGGACCGCGGGTGACCACGACCCGCTCGCGTCCCAGCCGATGTCGCCAAAGACGAGGGCCCCCGAGGCGGCCGCCTGCTCCACCCACGACGGGCCCTCGCCGTCGAACGCCTCGGCGAGGTCGACGAGGACGCTGCGGGTCGTCGGCGGCTCACCGATGAGCTGGTTCGACGTCAGCGGGGACGGGTGGCCGTGGGTGAGCATCCCCCGGTCGTGGTCGAGCGCCATCGACACGGTGACCGGCGAGTGCCAGCCGTCGAAGCGCCGGGAGCGGCTGAGGTCGACCCCCTCCTGCTGCTCGAGCGTGCGCCAGCAGAAGTCGGCGTAGTCGTCGTCGCCGAAGGCGGCGGCCAGCGAGGTGCGCAGGCCCAGCCGGCTCGTCGCCGTCGCGAGGTTGGCGATGCCCCCGGGGCACGAGCCCATCCCCTCGGCCCACACCTCGGTGCCGCCGGTCGGCAACGCGGGCAACCCGGTGAAGATGATGTCGAGGAAGACGGTTCCGGCGAGCAGGACGTCGAACTCCGGCTCTCCCGGACCGCGTTGGGCGGCGAGGGGGTCGTAGCCGCCGGCCATGATGGTCTCCTTCCCTGTGGTGCCGACGCTACTCGTTGATGCCGGTGCGCTCCACGCCCTCGACGATCCAGCGCTGCAGCACGACGAACATGACGACGAGCGGCAGGATCGCGACAGCGGCGGCGACGAAGAGCTCGTGCAGGTTGCTCGTCTGCTGGGTGAGGAAGGTCGACACGGCGATCTGCACCGTCCACGAGCTCTGGTCCTGGCCGATGACCAGCGGCCACAGGAAGGCGTTCCAGCTGCCGATGAAGGTGATCGTGGCGATGGCGGACACGAAGCCCCACGAGTTCGGCGCGACGATCCGCCAGAACGTCCCCCACCAGCCGAGCCCGTCGATCCGGGCCGCCTCCTCGATCTCCTTGGGGAAGCCGAGGAAGTACTGCCGGAAGAGGAACGTCGCGAAGGCCTGGAACAGCCCGGGGATGATGAGGCCGCGCAGGGTCGAGATCCACCCCAGCGTCGAGACGAGGACGAAGCTCGGCACGAAGGTCACCGACGCGGGGATGAGCAGCGTCGCGACCACCGTCCACAGCACCTTGTCGGCGTGCCGGTACGGGATCCTGGCCAGGCCGTAGCCGGCCATCCCCGACAGCAGGAGGACGAGGGCGGTCTGGGTGACGGCGATGACGGCGGAGTTGGCCAGCGACCGGGCGATGGGCACGGCCGGGTCGGTGAAGAGCTCGCGGACGTTGCCCCACTGCGGGACCGGGGGCAGCCAGCTCCAGTCCGGCGCGGTGATGTCGGCCTCGCGCATGAGGCCGTTGCGCACGAGCAGGTAGAACGGGACGAGGAAGAGCACCGCGCCGAGCCCGAGGGCGACGTACCGCAGGGCGCTGCCGGCCTTCTGCGGGGTGCTGCGCGCGATGGCCATCAGTCCCGCCCCCCGAGCCGCAGGACGCGGCCCTGCAGCACCGCGACGAGCCCGATGATGAGGGTGAGGATGACCGCGCCGGCGCTGCCGTGCCCGAAGTCCTGTCCCTGCCCGAGAGCGACGTAGTAGAGGTAGACCAGCGGCGGGCGCCCGTACGGCGGGTACTGGCCGCTCGTCGCGAGCAGGTTGTAGAACTCGTCGAAGGCCTGGAACGCGTTGACCAACAGCAGGAGCAGGACGGCCGCCGACGTCGCGCGCAGCTGCGGGACGGTGATGTAGCGGGTCACCTGGAAGCCCTGCGCGCCGTCGACCGCCGCGGCCTCGTACAGCGTCGGGGAGATCCGCTGCAGCCCGGCGAGGAAGAGGATCATGTAGAAGCCGACCTGCAGCCACAGCCGCACGGTGACGATGACCAGCCAGTACCAGGGCGGCTGGACGACGGAGAGCCAGGCCACCGGCTCGATCCCGAGCCAGCCGAGGATCGTGTTGGCCAGGCCGAAGCGGACGCCGGAGAAGATCGACATCTTCCAGATCAGCGCGGCGACGACGTACGAGCAGGCGGTCGGCAGGAAGAAGACCGAGCGGAAGAAGGTCTGCAGGAAGCGCGCCCGGTGCACGAGCAGGGCGAGCCCCAGCGAGGCGACGAAGGTCGTCGGGACGATGAAGACGGCGAAGGCGAGGAACGTCGTCAGGCTCGAGCGGAACGCCGGGTCGGACAGCATGTCGCCGTAGTTGCGCAGCCCCACGAACGTCGTCGGGGTGACGGTGTTGTACGAGTCGAAGAACGACAGGTACAGGCTCCACGCGATGGGCACGTAGACGAAGACGAGCAGCCCCAGGGCGAACGGGCCGACGAACACCCAGAACCACAGGTTGCGGTCCTGGTCGCCGCGCAGCCGCCGCCCCAGGCTCGGCCGCGGCCGTACGGCGACGCCGGCGCCGGCGGCAGCGGCCTCAGCCACCGACGCGCTTGAGCTCGGCGTCGGCCACCGTCTTCATCGTCGCGATCTCCGCCGTGGGGTCGGCGCCGCTGCGCACGATCCGGTTGAGCCCGTCGGAGAACGCGGTCTGGCACTTCGGGGTCCACAGCAGCGGGGTCTGGGCGTGGCCGTTCTCGTTGACGAGGGTCACCGCGTCGGCGGCCGGGCCGGACGAGAGCTTGGACGCCTTCTGCGCCACCGACTTCCGGGCCGGGATGTGGAAGCCGTAGGACTGCGCGAAGTCCAGCTGCTTGTCGGTCTGGTCGACCCAGAGCCACTTGACGAACGCCTTGCTCGCCTCGACGTCCTTGGCCTTGGCGCTGACGCACGAGCCGTAGGCGCCGACCGGGACCGAGCCCTTGTCGCCGCTCGCGAGACCCGGCCACGCCATGACGCCGTAGTCGCCGGGGAAGGCCTTCTCGATCGCCGGCAGGGTCCACAGGCCGGTCCACTGCATCGCGACCAGGCCCTGGGTGAAGGCCGACGGGTCCGACCAGTCGGCCGGGGCGCCGAGCAGCAGCGAGCCGCTGGTGAAGAGGGTGCGCAGCTTGGCGAAGCCCTCGGCCGCCTTCGGGTCGTCGAAGCCGAACGCGGTCTGGTCGCTGTTGAGGTAGTCCAGCCCGGCCGACCACAGCATGGGCCCGCCGAGCACGCCGACGCCTCCGTCGTTACCGGCGAAGAGGCCCTTGACCTTGTCGGTGGTCAGCTTCTTCGCCGCGGCCAGCAGCTCGTCGACCGTCGTCGGCGGCTGCACCCCGGCCTTCTCGAGCAGGCTCTTGCGGTAGACCATGAGCTGCATGTCGGTGACCTGCGGGACGGCGTACAGCTTGCCCTGGTAGGTCATCCGCTCGATGAGCGACGGCGTGAAGTCGGACTGCGCGTCGCCGAGGATCCCGGTGAGGTCGACGACCTGCTTGCCCTGGATCATGTCGATGCTCGGGCCGTTGCCGTTCTCGAAGACGTCGGGGCCGGTCGCGGTGAGCAGCGCCGAGGCGACCGTGTTGTCGTAGCCGGAGGGGAACCACTTCACGGTGACCGACCCGTCGGGGTAGGCCTTCGCGTAGCCCTCGACCGCCTGCTGGGTCCCGGACTCGCCGTACGCGTGGTACCACTGCGCGATCGCCGGCTTGCCGTTCGAGCCGGTCGCCCCGCTGCCGGAGTCACCCCGGCCCGTGTTGCCGCCGCAGGCGGCGAGCGCTCCCGCGCCGAGCGCGCCGGCGAGGCCGAGGAAGCCGCGACGGCCGATCGTCGTCGAGGTGGGGCGGGGGGTGGGGCGGCTGGACGACGTCATCGACGTCTCCCTTCTGCGTCGGGCAGGGCGCGGTGTGGGTGGGAAACCTGCGCCGGGCCGATCGGCCCGGTGACGGATCCACGCTAGCCCGCGCGCCACCGGGAGGCGGGAGGGCGCGCGGCCGGCGCCCGCTCACCGGGTCAGGGGCGACCGGTGCGGCGCAGCCACCACAGCCCGACGACGGGCAGGACGAGCGGGAGGTAGCCGTAGCCCGAGCCGAAGTGCGACCACACCGTCTTGTCCGGGAAGTCGGCCGGCTGGAGGTAGGACAGCAGCCCGACCACGAGGACGCCGACGAGCTCGACGGTGATCGAGGCCCGGGCGACCCGCAGGGAGAGCCGGTCGCCGCGGAAGAGGGCGACGGTGGCCACGAGGTAGACGACCGCGGCGAGCGCGGAGAGCAGGTACGCCACCGGTGCCCGGTCGAACTCCGCGATGATCTGGTACGTCGCCCGGCCGGTCGCCGCGAGCGCGAAGAGCGCGTAGAGCGCGACGAGGACGACGCCGAAGCCGCGGCGTCCGGAGCCGTGGTCGGTCGGCTCGCGGTCGTCGGGGACGGGGGTCGGCGCGGCGGCGGGCTGCTCAGGCATGGGCGGTCCACATCTGGGTGAGACGGGCGAGGAAGACGCCGACGACGACGGCGGACGCGAGGACGACGCCCATCGACCAGCGGGTCTTCTCCTTGAGGGCGAGGAAGACGACGAAGGGCGGGACGAGCGGGAGGGTGCCGAGGTAGGCGTAGAAGACCGGCGCCTCGAAGTCGCGGTCGGTGCGCAGGCCCAGGACGATCCCGACGACGAGCTGGGCGAGCAGCAGCAGCTCGAGCACGCCGACGGAGAGCAGCAGCCGGTCGTCGACGACGGTGTCCCGGACCAGGTGGACCGCCGCGACGACGCCGTACAGCACGGTCGCGACGAGCACGACGACGGTCAGCCAGGAGAGCACGCTCCGAGCCTAACGAGCGGTGACGGTGGACCCGGCGGTGGACCCGGCGGCGCTTCCGGGGCCCGTCGGGGCCGCCGGGCCACCGTCAGGCGGTGGCCGGGTCGGTGAGCCGGCGGGCCAGCCCGGACGCGCGCCGCGCCGGCCGCTCGACGGCGGCGCGGACCGCGTCGGCCGTGCCGACCACGGTGACCGACTCCTGGGCGCGGGTGACGGCCGTGTAGAGCAGCTCGCGGGTGAGCAGCGGCGAGTCCGGTGGCGGGAGCACGACGGTCACCCGGCGGAACTGGCTGCCCTGGCTGCGGTGCACCGTCATCGCGTGCGCGGTCTCGACGTCGGCGAGCCGGCTGACGGGGAGCGCCCGGCCGTCGGGCGACCCGTCGGCGAGCCGGGCGACGAGCCCGCCCCCGGGCTGCCGGACGACCACGCCGGTGTCGCCGTTGAACAGCCCCAGCCCGTAGTCGTTGGCGGTGACGAGCAGGGGTCGGCCGGCGTACCACTCCCCGCCCCAGGCGCCGCCCGCCGTCGCGGTCTCCTCGCGCAGCCGTCGCTCGATCCGCCGGTTCCAGTGGGCGACGCCGTACTCCCCCGCCCGGTGCGCCAGCAGCAGCCGGTGCTGCTCGAGCGCGGCCAGCGCGGCGCCGGGCTCGGCCCCCCGGGCGGCGTCGAGCAGCCGGCGGGCGACGGCCACGAGGTCGTCGTCGGCGCTCCCGGGGGTAACCAGCCGCACCGCCCCCCGGCCGTCGTGCAGGGCGGCCAGCGCGGCGTCGGCGTCGCCGGTGCGGACGGCCTCCGCGAGCGCGCCGATGGTGTCGTCGTAGCGGTGGGTGCGGGTGAGGCGGGCGACCGCCCCCGTGCCGCCGACGCGGGTGTCGCCGGCTCCCTCGAGACCGTCGACGAGGTCGTGCAGGACCGCCCCGGCGTCGACCGACGCCAGCTGGTCGGCGTCACCGACGAGGACGAGCCGGGTCTGCGGCCGCAGCGCCTCGAGCAGCCGGGCCATGAGGGTGAGCGAGACCATCGACGTCTCGTCGACGACGACGACGTCGTGGGGCAGCGGGTCGTGCCGGTCGTGCCGGAACCGCGTCTGCGACCCGGGTCGCCACCCCAGCAGCCGGTGCAGCGTGGTCGCCCGCAGGTCCGAGAGCTGCTCGCGGTGGGCGGCCGGCACGTCGGAGCGGGCCACCGCTGCCTGCACCGCCTCGGTCATCCGGGCGGCGGCCTTGCCCGTGGGCGCGGCGAGGGCCACCCGCAGCGGGCCGGGGGCGACGTCGAGCAGGGTCCCGAGCAGCCGGGCCACGGTCGTCGTCTTGCCGGTGCCCGGTCCGCCGGTGACGACGGTCGTCCACGACGTCGCGGCGCGGGCGGCCGCGGCCCGCTGCTCGGTGAAGTCGGGCGCCCCGTCCGCCCCGCCCCCGGCGGAGGGGAACCAGTCCTCGAGGGCGGCCTCCAGCCGAGCGGTCTCGACGACGGGTGGGGCCTGGTCGCCGCGGGCACGCAGGTCCTGCTCGACCTGCTGCTCCTCGCGCAGGTAGCGGTCGAGGTAGACCAGGCCGTGGTCGACGTGCACCGCCCCGGCCGCGGCGAGCCGGCTCGCGGCGACGGCCCGCGTCCACGCCGCCCCGTCGCGGACCGCGGACGCAGCGACGCCCAGGTCGACGCCGTCCAGGTCCACCCCGGCGAGGTCGAGGCACACCGACCCCTGCCGCACGGCCCGCACGACGAGCGCGGTCGCGAGCAGCACCGCGGGCTCGTCCTCCCCCGTGAGGCGTCCCAGTCGCTGGGCGACGTGGACATCGGCCGCCTCGAGCGCCCCGCTCTCGTTGGCCGCGCGCAGCACTCCCTCGGCGCGCCGGGCGACCCGGCGGTCGAGCGGGTCACGCCGCTCCGTCCCGGGTCGGCCGGTCATCGGGCCACCCCCGGCGCCGGGCGGCCGTCGAGCAGGTCGGAGAGCTCCTCGACGAGCGCGACGGGGGGCCGCCACGAGAAGACGCCGCACGGGTCGTCGCCGACGAGCGGGGTGTCCGGCCCGCACATGCCGCGCACGTAGAGGTAGAGCACGCCGCCCAGGTGCTCGTGGGGGTCGTAGCCGGGCAGCCGCCAGCGCAGGAAGCGGTGCAGGACGACGGCGTACAGCAGCGCCTGCAGCGGGTAGCTGGAGTGGCCCATCGCCGCCGCGAGCCGCGCGGGCGCGTAGTCGGCGGCGGTGAGGGCCGGCTCCTCGGCGCCCACCTCGTCGAGGTCGCCCAGCCAGTTGGTCTTGTAGTCGGCGACGAGGTACCGTCCGCCGACGCGCAGCACGAGGTCGAGCGAGCCGGTGAGGTACCCGCGCAGGTCGAGCTCGTAGGCGGGGTCGTCGACGACGTCGGCGTACGGCGCCAGCGGGTCGCCGGGGGGCAGGTGGCGGCGCAGGAGGCCGGCGAGGTCGCGCAGCGTGACCCGCTGCGCGCGGACCGCGGCGCGGCGGTCGTCGCCGCCGGAGAGCGGCAGCTCGAAGTCGAGCTCGCGCAGCCGGTCGGTGAGCGGCAGCCGCCGCAGCGTCGTCGGGGCGAGCGGACCCAACGGCGTGTCGGCGACCGCGACGAGGGCGTCGACGAGCACCGACGGGTCGAGGTCGACGGGCCAGCGCACCAGCTGCTCGCGCACGTGGTGCGCGAGCTCGGCCCGCCAGTCACCGCCCCGGTCGGGCGCGTCGGGGTCGGCGTGCTCGAGGACGGCGTGGACGAGCGAGCCGAACGTCGCCCCCACCGGCAGCGCGGCCATGGGCGAGGGGACTCCGGCCGCTGCGGCGAGCGCCGGGTCGGGCGGACCCGCCGGGGTGAGCACCTCGGGCTCGTCGTCGCGCAACGGGGTCTCCGGCTCGCTCGTCGGCGCGAGCGCGTCGCTCCCGTCCGGCCCGACCTCCGGCGCCGCGGTGCCCGGCACCGTCGTGCGGCGGGCCCACGCGGCGCCGAGCAGCTCGGCGGCCCCGGCCGCCTGCTCGGCGGCCGAGCTGAGCCCGGTGTACGACGTGCGGGTCCACCCGTGGTCGACGTCGCGGGAGAAGGACCGCACGGCCAGGGCGGCGGACGTCGCCCTCCGGGGCGGGGCCGCGGGCGGGGCCGTCTCGCAGCGCTCGACGACCGGGCCGCCGAGACCCTCCCACTCGCGGGCCCGGGCGATGGCGGTGCGGTCGTCGGGGAGCGGCGCCTGGTCGGGGACGTGGGCCTCCCCCGGTCCGCGGCCGAAGAGGAGGCGGTGCAGCGGCGAGGGGCCGGTGTTGCGGGCGCTGGGGAACCACCAGGCGACGACCTGCGACTGGGCGCGGGTGAGGGCGACGTACAGCACCCGCAGCTCCTCGGCCAGCTCCTCCCGGCGCATGCGGGCGAGGACGTCGGGTGAGGGGTCGCCGCCGACGTCGAGGCAGCGGCGGCCGGCGTCGTCGTGGTAGCGCAGGGTGCGCGGCGTCGGCGGCATCCAGGAGTCGCTCTGACCCGGCAGGTAGACGACCGGGAACTGCAGCCCCTTGCTGACGTGGACGGTCATGACCTGGACGGCCGAGGCGTCGGAGTCGAGGCGGCGCGCCCGCTCCGCGGCGACGGCGACGTGCTCGTCGGACATCTGCTCGCGCAGCCAGGAGACGAGCGCCGGCAGGCCCAGGGCCTCGCGGCGGGCCACGGTGTGCAGCGCCTCGCCGGCGTGCCGCAGGTCGGTCATCAGCCGCTCGCCCCCGGGGCGGGACAGCACCCGGGCCGCCATGGCCCCGTCGGCGGACGCGGCC includes these proteins:
- a CDS encoding UvrD-helicase domain-containing protein — protein: MSVHPTATPSPRAFDITDPLPQGGTTLLEASAGTGKTWTIASLVTRYVVEGRCTLGQMLVVTFGRAASHELRERVRERLVEAARVVAVHQRGDLDATAVPRAVAPLLPVLLVDDAQEQEQRLLRLRTALADVDSATIATTHQFCHQVLDGLGVAGDTDAHARLVEDLDDLLVEVVDDLVLAAHSGPAEHRPLVPLGRAEALALARDVVSDPQARLEPADADPGTPAGARVAFARRVRDELDRRKRRLGVLGYDDLLSQLADALVEPDAPARQRMRERWHVVLVDEFQDTDPVQWQVLDRAFSGEATVVLIGDPKQAIYAFRGGDVVTYLEAAATAGTHATLGTNQRSDAPLLAAVQTVLRGAALGDAGIVVRDVEAEHEHARLVGAPHPAPFRLRVLDRYSMGVDPGRTASVADLRARVADDLAADVAALLAARPRFDGRELVASDVAVLCRTATQCRLVQESLEAAGVRCVYTGAGSVFRPDSAGRPAAAAGDWLALLQAMEQPHRSDRVRAAALTPFVGADVERLDAEGEALTDRVAEQVRDWALLLRARGVAAVLEAASADGAMAARVLSRPGGERLMTDLRHAGEALHTVARREALGLPALVSWLREQMSDEHVAVAAERARRLDSDASAVQVMTVHVSKGLQFPVVYLPGQSDSWMPPTPRTLRYHDDAGRRCLDVGGDPSPDVLARMRREELAEELRVLYVALTRAQSQVVAWWFPSARNTGPSPLHRLLFGRGPGEAHVPDQAPLPDDRTAIARAREWEGLGGPVVERCETAPPAAPPRRATSAALAVRSFSRDVDHGWTRTSYTGLSSAAEQAAGAAELLGAAWARRTTVPGTAAPEVGPDGSDALAPTSEPETPLRDDEPEVLTPAGPPDPALAAAAGVPSPMAALPVGATFGSLVHAVLEHADPDAPDRGGDWRAELAHHVREQLVRWPVDLDPSVLVDALVAVADTPLGPLAPTTLRRLPLTDRLRELDFELPLSGGDDRRAAVRAQRVTLRDLAGLLRRHLPPGDPLAPYADVVDDPAYELDLRGYLTGSLDLVLRVGGRYLVADYKTNWLGDLDEVGAEEPALTAADYAPARLAAAMGHSSYPLQALLYAVVLHRFLRWRLPGYDPHEHLGGVLYLYVRGMCGPDTPLVGDDPCGVFSWRPPVALVEELSDLLDGRPAPGVAR